The genomic region GCCCCAGGGATAGgcactgccctctgccctgcagggaggggcgCAGCCTAGTGGTGCCAGACTTTTCCTCCGGCTACATTGTGCACCTCTGTCTTCGGACCCTGGCAGAGACAGCGTTCGGGGCCTTGCATTACCTCCTCTTCGGATTCTCGGTCCCCAGCAGATTTTCCTGCGCCCACTCTCCCTGCTCTGGCGCGGTGGATTGCTACGTCTCTCGGCCCACAGAGAAGTCCACGCTGATGCTCTTCCTCTGGGCACTCAGCGCGCTCTCTGTGCTGCTCAGTGTGGCTGACCTGCTCTGTAGCTTGGGCAGGAGGACGCTGAGGGGGCCGGGACCCGCCCAGGGCCCCCGGGAAAGGAGGCCGGATCCCGTGGTGCTGGAGAGGCCGGGGGAGGAAAGGGTGTCGCTAGCACACTCAGGCCTGTGGGCCAGAGGGCATGGTGCCCACAGCCCCAGTGGTCAGTGGGTTGTGTCGGGGCGGATGGAGCTTCCAGAGGAGGATGAGAGTGAGGGGCTGTCCTTTGCCAGCGATAAGCTCTCCAGGGCTTGCACAGAGCCTGGGGTCAGGCCCCGCGCAGAGGCCCCCCAGGACTCCGGAAGTGAGCATCCCTCAAAGCCCCACCGTCTGCTGGCCCAGCACCGCCCGTCCAGTCCGTGGCGACCCTCAGCCCGCCAGGCTGGCGCTGGGAGCGCCCCTCTCCTGGGGACCAGAAGGTCTGAGTGGGTGTGAAGAGGGCGGCCAGGCAGCGCAGTGACTGAAAGAAGACTCGAGCCCTAATATCACCTTGGCACGTGGGAAATCTTTATGTCCCTGGAGAATATCAGCAGGCAGGAAGGCCAGCTGGCCTGTGACAAGGACTTCGTGGGACACTCACAGACTTGTACTGTTGATTTAATTTAGATAACCCTGGCTGCTGAAAGAAACCCTTGCATTCAAATTTGGACTAGAAGCTAAAATGATTCATTGGAAAGTGTCAGGTTGCTTAGGGATTATGCTACACTCTGACTGGTTTGTTGTCTTATTCTTTATCATAGTAGGTGCTTTATGTAAGCAAGTTCTTTTACATTAACAGAGTTCATTACTGTTTTCCAGTGAATTATTatgagtcttttttctttttatttgtttttcatgtttttttcttttcgttTGTTTTTCTGCTTGGATAAAAGAGGCACCTTAAGCATGGCATCACATTAGAGACACATTAGTTTAACTCCTCCAAACCcctttaataaaattaatggtGATTGCTTATGACATCCCACTTCATGCTTCATTGTTATAGGAGACAAATGACAAATGCAGAAAATATGACTAGTTGGAGTCTTTAGGGATAATGATGGTTATAGCATGCAGATGGAAGGTGCACAGAATGTGGGTTGGCCCTGACTTGCTTGTTTGCTCTGCATCTCTGAGTGGTTGTCCTCGATGACTAGAGGGCCCACTTGCACTGCTGATGAGCGGCCCTTGCGCTGTCCCGCGTTTCTAGGTTGGGTTTCGTCTATGTCCTTTAGAGGAGAGTTGCACCTTCAGGTTGTGCTGAGTCTCCATGCTCCCGTGCAGCAGATGAGAAGCACAGTAATGCTGTGGTTTCACAGTTCCTGCCCCTGCTTTCTGTGTGTGCACTAGAAAGAGCTGCCTCTGCTCGTGCAATGGGCACAAGCTCCTCACTGCACTTCTCTGCATTGCTCTGTTTGTGTGACTCTGTTAGAGTCTTAGTGCTGCCTTTAATGGCCTGATGGGAAGATGCAGTGCAGCAGAAAGAGCTACTATGGGACAGGACAAACCTGCTCACTGTCATCAAGAGAGGAGAAGCCGTCTGTTATGCTTCCAGAATTTACAAATATCCTCTGGCCCCCAAACACAAAATGGCCGAGGAAGACAAATTACTCTCaccattcaaataataaaaaaggcaaacaaaTGTACCTATGAAATCAATGGACACCTAACTGTTCTAAAGAAGACTTTGACAACGAAATATCTGCCAAGATGGAGAATAATATCCTACTCACTATATCTACAGGCTATGAAAGCAATTGGttagaactggaaaaaaaaatcatccaaaaTTGGTTTGGGCATAAAAACCAATGAATGTGCCTATATTTAATATATGCAGTatatcaatttctctctctctttctcctcaatTTATTGAAAACTGAGCCATGACTCAGACCCTTTTCTTCAATACTTAGGTCAACTCTGCACATACAAATCAATCTGTTTTTTGAGTCTGATATTCCTAAACGATTCAGGGGCAAATCTGATTTTTGTCTCTTATAGCATGCAATTCTGGTGGACTTCCCAAGGGTGGGTGTAGTCTTAGAGATATAAGGATTCTCTAGGGCTTCATTactattcccccaccccccaaattaaTACATGATCTTACTGCATCTTATAAAATCACCAGTAAACCCGAGGTGATATTGCTGTTTCTATAGCCAGACACAGATCTTATTCATCAGCCTGCTGAGCTGTTCCTTTTTCAGAAACATAAATACCATCTAACATTTTCTTATATCCTTATTATttatagttaatcctcacccaaggatattttttccattgatttttaaagaaagaatggaagagagggagggagacagcaatgtgagagagacacattgattgattgccacactcacctgccctgactgggcagggattgagcctgcaacccaggtacgtgcccttgaccagaatcagacctgtgacccttcagactgcaggcctAGGCTCTAAGCACTGAgtaaaactggccagggctgatgtcCTTGTTTTCAACTGTTGTGACTTGCTGAATCAAAGAAGCTGAATTTAATACAAGTTCACTGTCATTTTCTTCAGGAATTAACTCATCTTTCTGGGCTTGAGATACTGAACTAGCAATACCTGACCTCATCTGAAACCTAGGGCTGTATTATTCATTTAAGAAATTTCTGATTTCAATAAgagaaccatcctatataataaaagagtaatatgcaaattgaccatcactccaacacacaagatggcagcccccatgtggacacaagatggccaccacaagatggccagcaaaggagggatgttgggagggaccaggcctgcaggggagggcagttaggggtgaccgggctggcagaggagggcagttgggcgggatcaggccggcaggggagggcagttaggggcaatcgggccagcaggggaggagttaggcgttgatcaggctggcaggggagtggttaggggtgatcaggctggcaggcagaagcagttaggggcaatcaggcaggcaggcaggcgagtggttgggagccagcagtcctggattgtgagagggcagtcagacatccctcgaggggtcccagattggagagggtgcaggctgggctgagggacacactctccctgtgcatgaatttcatggaccaggcctctagttctcctGAATAAAAATGCTGATGGAGAATTAAATGTATACAGTCCTCATCTTGTAAAGAAAGCCCAGTGTAACACCTTGATCATGTCTGTACATGACTGCAGATGGTGGCCAGTTCCTTTCTATTTCCCCACTGTTTTCAACCTAGAGCCTCTTCTCTTTCCAAGGAGATTGAGTTCTATATTGATGTGATTGAAGTCCCTGGGGCGCTTCACAACTGTATGTCCCTTCAGAGTGATGTCCACATTTTCTGGAATGTCAACAGTCTGTTGAAAATGGTCTTCATCCTCACATAGCTGTGACACAGagctttattactattttaaaagtaagCTCCCTCAAACACCTCAATGTTAGCATTGATAATGTTGATTGATGGAATCAACTCAATTTTGGTGGTGTGCACCCAGTCAAGGTACCTGGATAATAGCTGTGAAAGGAAGGTGGCAAATGCTGAGGTGGGATTCTTTCTTGCCCAGGGCCCGAGTGAAAACTGGGCAGAGCATCTCTGTGTCCTTCTCCTATTGGAGTCTATGCTTAGGTTTGGATTTACAAACAAGTGTGATTTTATTTGAGTGGCACTGGTCAGGGGTTGCTTTGTCCACTCTGCTGATCCCACAATCCCTCTATCAAACAATCAGAGACCTGAGTTTGTGGAAAAATATACATAGTATTCATAGTAATGGGTgtaagagggaaggagagaggtaaGGAGCCAAGAGTAGGACTCTGGGTTCTTATCCCATGTCCATCATTACTTAGCAGGTCACTTCATTCTTCTGagtctatttccttttctgggtGAAAGGGACCCAAACAGGATGGTTCCTTAGTACTCTACAAGTTTAGAAATCCATCAATGAGATGTGCAGCTGTCATTCATTTTAACCTAATAGGGGTTAATTCTCTAGGTCTTTCCATACTGCTAATTGCCTAAGCACAGGTTTTGATAAGATGGAGATGGACAGAACAAGAGAGGCCTGGGAAGTGTGTTCTGGGAAGAGCTGCCATGGAAGACATGGGGATCCCATGCAAAGTTGGAGGGGGCTGAAGACAATTTACTGACTTCATGCCTTATTGAATGATGGCAGAAGGCTTAGTGGACAGACACTAGGGTCATCTGATGTGACCCCATCCTGTGAGGAGCAAGCTTGCTGACACGGTGTTCTGGAGCCTAAATGGCTGTGTTAGTATGACTGTGAATTGACTATAGGAAAATACAGATGGAAGAAACCCTCTTCTTCTGTTTGCTGTCACATAGGACACCTAGTTTTGTAACTTAGGTTTTGAAGCCTTTAGAGATATTTTTCTAGATATGTAAGGAGAGGGAAAAATCTTAGACTGTatgtaaaagggggaaaaaaagtagaaaatcatGTGACTATCAATCTTCATTTTCCAGATTTTAACGTGCTTCTCTGCATCTTTGGCATACTGGATAAATGAAAGATGGTTCATGAGTTTCTGTCCCTACTCCAGAGAGTTACTGAATCACCATTTACCTAAGGCAGGGCTGTGGCAAATTAAGGTAATTGTAGCTGCTGTAACACAGAAGTTTCATAAAGTACAAAGTGAGTGTTCCTGATTGATGGGTGGCTTTCCTCTGGGTCGTGTCTCAGGGTTCCTCCCATCCTGTGGCTCCATCATCTTCTACCCACAAACCAAGTTGCTGTGGCAGGGACAAGTCCAGTGTCGTAGGTCAGGCCTGGAAAGTGCACCAGCTCTTCTGGCACATTCTCTAGTGAGAACTAAGTCCTGACTGCTCCGGAGGCccagaaagaaggaggaaaagtcTGGCCAACAGCTAGCCAGTATTTGTCTCAGGCAGCAACCATTTTCTGGGCACCTGTTCCATAAGAGGCATTTAGTAAATCCTTAATGAGCAACACACTGGTCTCAGGGAAGGGAAAGCTAAAGAAAAGATCTTAGCTCAGGTTCTTGGATGCATTGGGGCTGGATAGAAGAGAGAAGATGATGTGACAAGCTTGAAGATAACGGACTGAATTAAGCCTAGAATCCACATCTCTTGCACTTAGAGATTGTTTCCTATACGTATATGATTCAGAAAATAaaggatttgactttgggtggtgggcacatggtgcaatatacaaattttgtaacatagaaacccacacctaaaacctatatgatcatgtttaccaatatcaccccaataaatttagtttaaaaaaagaaaagaaagaatcttgGTTTAAGTGTGTATGTGTCTTAGTTTCACTCTTTGGTCTTGGCACAGTATGAAAGGCTCATTAGGAATTATCTAAGTCTATCTTTCCAggaactttaattttaaaatctttttaaagttattaattttttcattttattttttaactagaggcccggtgcacaaaatttgtgcatggcggggggaggggagggagtctcctcagtccagcctgcaccctttccaatccgggaccccttgggggatgtccaactgctggtttaggccgattggacatccctctcacaatcgtggaccattggctcctaatcgctcacctgcctgcctgcctggttggccctaactgcccaacccccccgctgacctgattacccctcactgcctctgtgtgctggcctgatcgctcctaactgccccctgctgctggccaggtcacccccaattgtcccacctgccagcctaattgcccccagcTACCACCCTGTGCCGACCtagtagcccctaactgcctcccctgctggcctgttcgcccccaactgacccccttgccggcctggtcaccccacacagcctgcttgttcagttgtttggtcatccctcactaacccccctgctggcctggtcaccccatgcagcctgcttgttcagttgtttggtcaaccctcactaacccccctgtcagcctggtcgcccctcactgcctctgtgtgccagcctgatcgcccctaactgctccctgctgctgtgcaggttgcccccaactgccccctctctgccggcctggttgctcctaactacccccctaccccaccggcctagttgccccctcactgccccccctgccagcctggtcactccatgcaatctgctgttcagtcatttggttgtccctcactaacccccctgctggcctggtcgtaggcagccatcttgtgagggcgtgagggtcaatttgcatattacctctttattatataggttatttattaaattgattggggtgacattggtcaaacCAGGAACTTTAATTCAGAAATTTTCCCAGATTAGTGTTCAGGTGGATCCTCAGGTGGTCCAGCAATGGCAGGAACCCACTGGTGGCATCCATGCTGAATCCACACTACCACAGCTGGCTGCCTGCTgagacaaacacaaaaaaaagatTATGAGAATCAATGATATTATGCTGATGTTTTgccaaaaaaaatattatttagagaattaataaatatgagtcttttttttttttgtagtatgTTGCAATCTACTATGAGAACCTATTTCaaattttctgagtataaattTGGTTTCAGGTAAGAAATGGTGATGAGGATGGTGCTTTGTAGATGAGGAGAGGGAGCATCTGGGCTTTTCAAGCACACACTTGCCCAGGATTTCCTACAATGGAAATGCTTCCCACCCATAACCTCGGCATCCCCTGTCCAGGGGCTGGCTTAGTAGCAGCGTCTGTAAATCCTGCTGGTTGTGTTTTGGTTGTGCTGTGGGATAACTATTTCCTAGAAATAGAACAGATGTCTCTTCGCTGTTtgaaatatatgtacacatatatgtattttttccttcctcctgccaGTCATAGAGCAAGTCTTTTCCTCTGTGGTGCTACCCAAAAGAGATATGAGTGGCAGAAATTAGAGCCGAAAGAAGTAACTAAATTTTCTCATAAGCTGAATACTGATGGAGAAATAGATGACATGTTTAAAATAGGGAGTAATTATAAAGAGTGTGCTCACCTGGCCATGACATCAATTGGCCATTCACTTCCTTGGCCATCTTAGACTCCCAGGTGTATCACCCATGCATTATTGGGCAGTTCTCTCCCTTCAACCCTGCTTGCCCCCTCCTCTGGAGACCCTTATGGGTCTTCACACAGCCCCTGTATGTGTTTTATCAATAGGCTGAGAAATACAATCTGTGGGAAGGCACCGCTTTCCCAATACTGTCataagagtgcaccaaggaacacgGAAGGCCATGGACCTTGGACGTTAGCAGGGCTGTGTTGAGATAGCGGTGGcttgaagcaatttcctgacctaatagcctcaaagtaaatgtttgctggaccttactgatctttactgatctttattgaccttagagacggtctgtctgctacctgtgtgccatgctttactgagggcaagatgtatATCTAAAACGGAATAAAAAGTGGATAAGGCCAGGTTTCAGTGTGCCTCTCCAAgagagaggtctccacctggccccccatgccttctaaattcatatttcttgtatagtatttCATTTGTGCgttggcccctccttcagatcctgaaccctagctgaGCAGGTTGTGGCAACAATCTCAGATCAATAGAGTCACATTGACAAActagtatttattgatttatttgcaCCTAGCATTTCATctcttgtttctgtttctttctatgaagctaaaaaaaagttaaaaatcaagtTATGACATGAGAAGCCAGCCAAACTGTCGGAAGAGTTCTAACACATGGTTATTGTTCCAGTGCCATTGTTCAAACAACTCCAATTCCTGTGAACTTTACTTTTCTCAGTGCGGGATGGGCATAGAAGGATTGCCTTACTGGGTGGGCTTGCTGGGAAGTTCAGATGAGATAGTGTATGTGCAAGAAGCCTGAGAGGGACATAGTCATGTGTCATGGTAAAGTGTCGCCTGGGCTGTGAAATTATCCAGGCGTGACAGATGACTCTGAACAGGTTTCTCTCCAGGAATTTGTGATGATACGACATTTGCATGAGGAGAGAGATGTCCATATACTTAGGAATGCTCCCAACCTTCTTCCCCATCCTTTCTGACCAGCAGAAGCCTTTCTTGGGCTTATACTTAGAATGTAATATTTATAAGCACCCAAATGTTTATCCAGTTCTGCTGGTATTTCTAGACCATTTCCACtctcctcctttttttgtttatctCTGCACAGGATTTCAGAACTCTTAGCAGCAGATCTAGGAATTGTATTAGGTTACTTTGAATGCCTGAGGGGGTGATAGATGTGGGATAATGAAGAAATCATAGGCAATCTGGCCTCATGTCCAGGAGGTAATTTAACATTCTCTTGGGGTTGAGATGCAGCcccttatttctaatttttatttttgcccacaAGTGTCTGATCTTGTCCTGTTTCTTAGCTTTTCACGTGATCAGGCTGCAAACTGCAAAGGTTTGGCTTGAGATGCTGATTTGTAATAGAAGATGACAGTTGAGTGGAACTGGATTGATATCATAAACCCTTTGTGAGACTGCTCAGGAAGCCATCTAGTGGTGCCAAGCAAAAGCACAACTCTTTCTCCCTTCATTTAAGATTACTTCTTTCAGCTGTTGACTCAACAGCtacaatccccccaccccccctgaaCTTTGTCTGTAACTTGTCAAATAAAGTATCTGCAAAGGTGTGTGAGGTTTTTCACCTTGGCTTAagaaattatgttattttatgtttaagactagaggcccggtgcatgaaattcgtgcacgtgtgtgtgtgtgtgtgtgtgtgtgtgtgtgtgtgtgtgtgtgtttccctcagcccagcctgcaccctctcacaatccaagactgctggttcccaactgcttgcctgcctgccaacctgatcaccccctaaccactcccatgccagcctgatcaccccctaaccactcccctgatgcctaaccgctcccctgctggcccgattgcccccaactgccctcccctgccggccatcttgtgtccacatgggggtggccatctctgaccacatgggggcggccatcttgtgtgttggagtgatggtcaatttgcatattacctctttattatataggattgttttacaCCTGTTTTTGTGCTTTAGAAAGTTAAAGTGCTTTTGATCTCACAAACAGTATTTGAGAGGCAATTAAATGTCTATAAACTGGTCTTCCTCTCCTGGGATACTTGATCCAAAAAAAGCCTTAGGCATTATTCAAGTTTACAGGAAGTGTTTCTGGTGCCATatctttcagaaatgaaaatcCAGTAATTTTATAGAGGTGGTTTGTGGGATTGGCCATTAAAAGGAAGTAACGCCTCATGTTAAATCAAGTTCATTATGTTTTGTCCTGTGCGCAAAGTAGTTCTTCAGACTGAGAGAATGATTAAAACTTTTACTCCAGAGatgatgaaatattttcatttgctcATTAGTTGAGAACATTAGCTTTTCTTTGTGtgtcttcattttctcatttaaaaaaaaaaaaaaaaaagctgagcagGAGTTGTCTACAGGAAACAGATGTTCAAGGAAATGGAATTTACATTACTGCTACTGGTTGGGGGTGGAGAATAAGAAAGAGGGATGAACTCTTGGCTTGGTTTACTTGGTTGCATTCACCCAAAGAGAAAACCCTGGTGGAGAAGATGGGTGCTGATGATCCCTAGCTTAGAAGTGTCCACATGGGTTGTTTGTGGAGCATTTAGGAGAAGATGCATAGTAAGGAAGCTGGCTCAGAGAAGGGTTTGGCAGGAGATAGAGTTGGGAATCTATCAATATAGAGCTTCTGTCTAATCCTTGGGCATTCTTGCCCATAGACTCTACTCTCTGCTTCAGGCAACCCCACACTTTGCTAACCCTAGGGACCGGAAAAGCCAATGGTGTCAGCAAGTCTATTAGGATCTCTACAGTGACTTCTAAGGGAGTGAATCCCTTGTTTTCCAGTTTAAGAACCAGGTCTTcatcctggctggtgtttctcagttgttagagcactggcccacactCCAAAGGGTCTCAAGGCAAccaatagatctctctctctctctctctctctctctctctctcccctcctccctctctcccttctactctctttgaaaagcaatggaaaaaaataccctctgatgaggattaacaaaaacaacaacaacaaaagaaaacaaacaaacaaaaagaaccagACCTTCTAGCAAAGTAGCCCTGTTTATTTACCCTGAGCAGCATTCCAGTTCTCAAATATCCATGCTtgaatttacatatttctttgaAACTCTAAACTCCTTCTGTGTTCCCTTTTTTGACACTACCCAGGTTTCTATCCCAAAACTTTGAAGGGATGGATGGTCTGTACCCCAGGTGGGCTCAATGCtgttacccccacccccctgtatTTTCATGTCAGTACAAGAGGGGAGTGCTCAGGTGTCCTACAAATTTTATCTGATGGAGAGAGCAGAGTTACTTattatttaacattaattttatagGCATGAGTTGGTGTTAAATCTGacctcttttgttgttgtttaactgCCCTCatactgttatttttttgttcttgttgctatattatctttttctaaaattaagttTACCTCTTTTtggggaaatatatttaaatttcaacatgCCAATATATTActtctttaatatataattttattgatttcagagaggaagtgagagggagagataaaaacatcaatgatgagccgaaaccagtttggctcagtggatagagcgtcggcctgtggactcaagggtcccaggttcgattcctggtcaagggcatgtaccttggttgcgggctcatccccagtagggggtgt from Eptesicus fuscus isolate TK198812 chromosome 5, DD_ASM_mEF_20220401, whole genome shotgun sequence harbors:
- the GJD4 gene encoding gap junction delta-4 protein, with protein sequence MDRLDLLGFLIITLNCNVTIVGKIWLIFMILLRMVVIIVAGSPVYQDEQERFVCNTLQPGCANVCYDVFSPVSHLRFWLVQSVSVLLPSAVFSVYVLHKGAELAAWGPCGPEGGSGSQDLADLSPRDRHCPLPCREGRSLVVPDFSSGYIVHLCLRTLAETAFGALHYLLFGFSVPSRFSCAHSPCSGAVDCYVSRPTEKSTLMLFLWALSALSVLLSVADLLCSLGRRTLRGPGPAQGPRERRPDPVVLERPGEERVSLAHSGLWARGHGAHSPSGQWVVSGRMELPEEDESEGLSFASDKLSRACTEPGVRPRAEAPQDSGSEHPSKPHRLLAQHRPSSPWRPSARQAGAGSAPLLGTRRSEWV